In Arachis hypogaea cultivar Tifrunner chromosome 17, arahy.Tifrunner.gnm2.J5K5, whole genome shotgun sequence, a single window of DNA contains:
- the LOC112762943 gene encoding cathecol O-methyltransferase 1-like has translation MNVFEYANIDPRFNEVFNKAMLTSSTISMKRILDVYKGFDHINKLVDVGGGLGATLNLITSKYPNIQGVNFDLPHVIENAPIYAGVEHIGGDMFESVPNGDAIFIKV, from the exons ATGAATGTGTTCGAGTATGCAAATATTGATCCACGGTTCAACGAGGTTTTCAACAAAGCTATGCTCACATCCTCCACTATATCAATGAAGAGGATTCTTGATGTCTACAAAGGCTTCGACCACATCAATAAACTGGTTGACGTTGGTGGCGGTCTTGGGGCCACTCTCAACTTGATCACTTCCAAATACCCTAATATCCAGGGTGTCAATTTTGATTTGCCTCATGTTATAGAAAATGCTCCCATCTATGCTG GTGTGGAGCACATAGGCGGAGATATGTTCGAGAGCGTTCCCAACGGGGATGCCATTTTTATTAAGGTGTGA